A part of Rhinatrema bivittatum chromosome 16, aRhiBiv1.1, whole genome shotgun sequence genomic DNA contains:
- the TRIM46 gene encoding tripartite motif-containing protein 46 isoform X4, which translates to MAEGEEDLQTFTSIMDALVRISTSMKNMERELLCPVCKQMYKQPLILPCLHNVCHVCASEVLLQHGYVCCDPSSEPTSPASSPATRSPRMGRRVVPKPDRLDRLIKSGFGTYPGRKRGTAHAQTILFPCPCCQRDVDLGERGLGNLFRNLTLERVVERYRQSVNISAAIMCQFCKPPQQEASKGCTECRSSFCNECFKLYHPWGTQKAQHEPTPPTLIFRPKALMCPEHKEEVSHYCKSCQRLVCQLCRVRRTHTGHKITPVVSAYQALKDKLTKSIAYILGNQHTVQSQISALEETLRETEVNGSKAREDLLQLIRSLRSVLEEKQVSLLAAIEDCQREQLDSLHAQVQEHQGMLENSGMVGYAQEVLKETDHACFVQAAKQLHYRIVKATESLQGFHPTTNASFGHLQLDVSRELKLLTDLNFVRAPEAPVIDTQRTYAYDQIFLCWRLPQDSAPAWHYAVEYRKTDARAKALKLWQRREEVKGFSTLVEYPDMDSVYVLRVKGYNKAGFGEYSEDIYLHTPPAPGTTLIVVTTVAQKMLHSMLPPHSPS; encoded by the exons ACCAGCATGAAGAACATGGAGCGGGAGCTGCTGTGCCCCGTGTGCAAGCAGATGTACAAGCAGCCGCTCATCCTGCCCTGCCTGCACAACGTCTGCCACGTCTGCGCCAGCGAGGTGCTGCTGCAGCACGGGTACGTCTGCTGCGACCCCAGCTCCGAGCCCACCTCACCCGCCTCCTCGCCCGCCACCCGCAGTCCCCGCATGGGCCGCAGAGTGGTGCCCAAGCCCGACCGGCTGGACCGCCTCATCAAATCAG GCTTCGGTACCTACCCCGGCCGGAAACGGGGCACCGCCCACGCCCAGACCATCCTGTTCCCGTGCCCCTGTTGCCAGCGGGATGTGGACCTCGGGGAGCGGGGCCTGGGCAATCTGTTCCGGAACCTGACCCTGGAGCGGGTGGTGGAGCGCTACCGGCAGAGCGTGAACATCAGCGCCGCCATCATGTGCCAGTTCTGCAAACCGCCCCAGCAGGAGGCGAGCAAGGGCTGCACGGAGTGCCGCTCCAGCTTCTGCAACGAGTGCTTCAAGCTCTACCACCCCTGGGGGACGCAGAAGGCTCAGCATGAGCCCACTCCGCCCACGCTGATCTTCCGGCCAAAG GCTTTGATGTGTCCGGAGCACAAGGAGGAAGTGTCCCACTACTGCAAGAGCTGCCAGAGGCTGGTGTGCCAGCTGTGCCGAGTCCGGAGGACGCACACGGGGCATAAGATCACCCCTGTCGTCAGCGCCTACCAGGCCCTGAAG GATAAACTGACCAAGAGTATCGCCTACATCCTGGGGAACCAGCATACGGTGCAGAGCCAGATCAGCGCACTGGAGGAGACGCTGAGGGAGACTGAG GTGAACGGCTCCAAAGCTCGAGAGGACCTGCTGCAGCTAATCCGAAGCCTGAGGTCCGTGCTGGAGGAGAAGCAGGTGTCGCTGCTCGCGGCCATCGAGGACTGCCAGCGGGAGCAGCTGGACAGCCTCCATGCACAGGTGCAGGAACACCAGGGCATGCTGGAGAACTCGGGCATGGTGGGCTATGCCCAGGAGGTGCTGAAGGAGACGGACCACGCCTGCTTTGTGCAGGCAGCCAAGCAGCTGCACTACAG GATTGTGAAGGCCACGGAGTCGCTGCAGGGCTTCCATCCCACCACCAACGCGTCTTTCGGTCACCTGCAGCTGGATGTCAGCAGGGAGCTGAAGCTGCTGACAGACCTCAACTTTGTCAGAG CGCCTGAAGCTCCAGTCATCGACACCCAGCGCACCTATGCCTATGACCAGATCTTCCTGTGCTGGCGTCTGCCGCAGGATTCAGCCCCTGCCTGGCACTACGCGGTGGAGTACCGCAAGACCGACGCGAGGGCGAAAGCCCTGAAGCTCTGGCAGCGGCGGGAGGAGGTGAAAGGCTTCAGCACGTTGGTGGAGTATCCAGACATGGACAGTGTCTACGTCCTGCGGGTGAAAGGCTACAACAAAGCCGGCTTCGGAGAGTACAGTGAGGATATCTACCTTCACACACCACCCGCACCAG gtacgACCCTGATAGTGGTCACGACAGTGGCGCAGAAGATGCTACACTCGATGCTTCCCCCCCATTCTCCTTCTTGA
- the TRIM46 gene encoding tripartite motif-containing protein 46 isoform X1 translates to MAEGEEDLQTFTSIMDALVRISTSMKNMERELLCPVCKQMYKQPLILPCLHNVCHVCASEVLLQHGYVCCDPSSEPTSPASSPATRSPRMGRRVVPKPDRLDRLIKSGFGTYPGRKRGTAHAQTILFPCPCCQRDVDLGERGLGNLFRNLTLERVVERYRQSVNISAAIMCQFCKPPQQEASKGCTECRSSFCNECFKLYHPWGTQKAQHEPTPPTLIFRPKALMCPEHKEEVSHYCKSCQRLVCQLCRVRRTHTGHKITPVVSAYQALKDKLTKSIAYILGNQHTVQSQISALEETLRETEVNGSKAREDLLQLIRSLRSVLEEKQVSLLAAIEDCQREQLDSLHAQVQEHQGMLENSGMVGYAQEVLKETDHACFVQAAKQLHYRIVKATESLQGFHPTTNASFGHLQLDVSRELKLLTDLNFVRAPEAPVIDTQRTYAYDQIFLCWRLPQDSAPAWHYAVEYRKTDARAKALKLWQRREEVKGFSTLVEYPDMDSVYVLRVKGYNKAGFGEYSEDIYLHTPPAPVLNFFLDNRWGFNRERLAISKDQRAVRSVPGIPLLFATERLMTSCHLSVDLVIGDVAITQGKHYWACCVDPSSYLVKVGVGLESKLQEWFQVPQDVVSPRYDPDSGHDSGAEDATLDASPPFSFLTIGMGKILLPHGSSLTSRDPTSCTVPLPPRVGVCLNYESGKVGFYDAVSFRSLWECSVDCSGPVCPAFCFIGGGALHLQELVTNKHERKVTIGGLSKTD, encoded by the exons ACCAGCATGAAGAACATGGAGCGGGAGCTGCTGTGCCCCGTGTGCAAGCAGATGTACAAGCAGCCGCTCATCCTGCCCTGCCTGCACAACGTCTGCCACGTCTGCGCCAGCGAGGTGCTGCTGCAGCACGGGTACGTCTGCTGCGACCCCAGCTCCGAGCCCACCTCACCCGCCTCCTCGCCCGCCACCCGCAGTCCCCGCATGGGCCGCAGAGTGGTGCCCAAGCCCGACCGGCTGGACCGCCTCATCAAATCAG GCTTCGGTACCTACCCCGGCCGGAAACGGGGCACCGCCCACGCCCAGACCATCCTGTTCCCGTGCCCCTGTTGCCAGCGGGATGTGGACCTCGGGGAGCGGGGCCTGGGCAATCTGTTCCGGAACCTGACCCTGGAGCGGGTGGTGGAGCGCTACCGGCAGAGCGTGAACATCAGCGCCGCCATCATGTGCCAGTTCTGCAAACCGCCCCAGCAGGAGGCGAGCAAGGGCTGCACGGAGTGCCGCTCCAGCTTCTGCAACGAGTGCTTCAAGCTCTACCACCCCTGGGGGACGCAGAAGGCTCAGCATGAGCCCACTCCGCCCACGCTGATCTTCCGGCCAAAG GCTTTGATGTGTCCGGAGCACAAGGAGGAAGTGTCCCACTACTGCAAGAGCTGCCAGAGGCTGGTGTGCCAGCTGTGCCGAGTCCGGAGGACGCACACGGGGCATAAGATCACCCCTGTCGTCAGCGCCTACCAGGCCCTGAAG GATAAACTGACCAAGAGTATCGCCTACATCCTGGGGAACCAGCATACGGTGCAGAGCCAGATCAGCGCACTGGAGGAGACGCTGAGGGAGACTGAG GTGAACGGCTCCAAAGCTCGAGAGGACCTGCTGCAGCTAATCCGAAGCCTGAGGTCCGTGCTGGAGGAGAAGCAGGTGTCGCTGCTCGCGGCCATCGAGGACTGCCAGCGGGAGCAGCTGGACAGCCTCCATGCACAGGTGCAGGAACACCAGGGCATGCTGGAGAACTCGGGCATGGTGGGCTATGCCCAGGAGGTGCTGAAGGAGACGGACCACGCCTGCTTTGTGCAGGCAGCCAAGCAGCTGCACTACAG GATTGTGAAGGCCACGGAGTCGCTGCAGGGCTTCCATCCCACCACCAACGCGTCTTTCGGTCACCTGCAGCTGGATGTCAGCAGGGAGCTGAAGCTGCTGACAGACCTCAACTTTGTCAGAG CGCCTGAAGCTCCAGTCATCGACACCCAGCGCACCTATGCCTATGACCAGATCTTCCTGTGCTGGCGTCTGCCGCAGGATTCAGCCCCTGCCTGGCACTACGCGGTGGAGTACCGCAAGACCGACGCGAGGGCGAAAGCCCTGAAGCTCTGGCAGCGGCGGGAGGAGGTGAAAGGCTTCAGCACGTTGGTGGAGTATCCAGACATGGACAGTGTCTACGTCCTGCGGGTGAAAGGCTACAACAAAGCCGGCTTCGGAGAGTACAGTGAGGATATCTACCTTCACACACCACCCGCACCAG tTCTAAACTTCTTCCTAGACAACAGGTGGGGCTTTAACCGGGAGCGACTGGCCATCAGTAAGGACCAGCGAGCTGTGCGCAGTGTGCCCGGGATCCCCCTGCTGTTTGCAACGGAGCGTCTCATGACCAGCTGTCACCTGTCTGTCGATCTGGTCATCGGAGATGTGGCCATTACTCAAGGGAAGCATTACTGGGCATGCTGCGTGGACCCTAGTTCCTACTTAGTGAAGGTTGGCGTGGGACTGGAAAGCAAACTGCAGGAATGGTTCCAGGTGCCCCAGGATGTAGTCAGTCCCAG gtacgACCCTGATAGTGGTCACGACAGTGGCGCAGAAGATGCTACACTCGATGCTTCCCCCCCATTCTCCTTCTTGACTATCGGCATGGGCAAGATTCTGCTGCCCCACGGTTCGTCCCTGACATCCCGCGACCCCACCAGCTGCACCGTGCCCTTGCCTCCTCGCGTCGGCGTCTGCCTGAACTATGAGAGCGGAAAGGTGGGCTTCTACGACGCAGTCTCCTTCCGAAGCCTGTGGGAGTGCAGCGTGGACTGCTCGGGCCCCGTCTGCCCTGCTTTCTGCTTCATCGGCGGCGGGGCCCTCCACCTGCAGGAGCTGGTGACAAACAAGCATGAGCGCAAAGTGACTATCGGGGGCCTTTCCAAAACAGACTGA
- the TRIM46 gene encoding tripartite motif-containing protein 46 isoform X2, whose amino-acid sequence MAAKKGSKTSMKNMERELLCPVCKQMYKQPLILPCLHNVCHVCASEVLLQHGYVCCDPSSEPTSPASSPATRSPRMGRRVVPKPDRLDRLIKSGFGTYPGRKRGTAHAQTILFPCPCCQRDVDLGERGLGNLFRNLTLERVVERYRQSVNISAAIMCQFCKPPQQEASKGCTECRSSFCNECFKLYHPWGTQKAQHEPTPPTLIFRPKALMCPEHKEEVSHYCKSCQRLVCQLCRVRRTHTGHKITPVVSAYQALKDKLTKSIAYILGNQHTVQSQISALEETLRETEVNGSKAREDLLQLIRSLRSVLEEKQVSLLAAIEDCQREQLDSLHAQVQEHQGMLENSGMVGYAQEVLKETDHACFVQAAKQLHYRIVKATESLQGFHPTTNASFGHLQLDVSRELKLLTDLNFVRAPEAPVIDTQRTYAYDQIFLCWRLPQDSAPAWHYAVEYRKTDARAKALKLWQRREEVKGFSTLVEYPDMDSVYVLRVKGYNKAGFGEYSEDIYLHTPPAPVLNFFLDNRWGFNRERLAISKDQRAVRSVPGIPLLFATERLMTSCHLSVDLVIGDVAITQGKHYWACCVDPSSYLVKVGVGLESKLQEWFQVPQDVVSPRYDPDSGHDSGAEDATLDASPPFSFLTIGMGKILLPHGSSLTSRDPTSCTVPLPPRVGVCLNYESGKVGFYDAVSFRSLWECSVDCSGPVCPAFCFIGGGALHLQELVTNKHERKVTIGGLSKTD is encoded by the exons ACCAGCATGAAGAACATGGAGCGGGAGCTGCTGTGCCCCGTGTGCAAGCAGATGTACAAGCAGCCGCTCATCCTGCCCTGCCTGCACAACGTCTGCCACGTCTGCGCCAGCGAGGTGCTGCTGCAGCACGGGTACGTCTGCTGCGACCCCAGCTCCGAGCCCACCTCACCCGCCTCCTCGCCCGCCACCCGCAGTCCCCGCATGGGCCGCAGAGTGGTGCCCAAGCCCGACCGGCTGGACCGCCTCATCAAATCAG GCTTCGGTACCTACCCCGGCCGGAAACGGGGCACCGCCCACGCCCAGACCATCCTGTTCCCGTGCCCCTGTTGCCAGCGGGATGTGGACCTCGGGGAGCGGGGCCTGGGCAATCTGTTCCGGAACCTGACCCTGGAGCGGGTGGTGGAGCGCTACCGGCAGAGCGTGAACATCAGCGCCGCCATCATGTGCCAGTTCTGCAAACCGCCCCAGCAGGAGGCGAGCAAGGGCTGCACGGAGTGCCGCTCCAGCTTCTGCAACGAGTGCTTCAAGCTCTACCACCCCTGGGGGACGCAGAAGGCTCAGCATGAGCCCACTCCGCCCACGCTGATCTTCCGGCCAAAG GCTTTGATGTGTCCGGAGCACAAGGAGGAAGTGTCCCACTACTGCAAGAGCTGCCAGAGGCTGGTGTGCCAGCTGTGCCGAGTCCGGAGGACGCACACGGGGCATAAGATCACCCCTGTCGTCAGCGCCTACCAGGCCCTGAAG GATAAACTGACCAAGAGTATCGCCTACATCCTGGGGAACCAGCATACGGTGCAGAGCCAGATCAGCGCACTGGAGGAGACGCTGAGGGAGACTGAG GTGAACGGCTCCAAAGCTCGAGAGGACCTGCTGCAGCTAATCCGAAGCCTGAGGTCCGTGCTGGAGGAGAAGCAGGTGTCGCTGCTCGCGGCCATCGAGGACTGCCAGCGGGAGCAGCTGGACAGCCTCCATGCACAGGTGCAGGAACACCAGGGCATGCTGGAGAACTCGGGCATGGTGGGCTATGCCCAGGAGGTGCTGAAGGAGACGGACCACGCCTGCTTTGTGCAGGCAGCCAAGCAGCTGCACTACAG GATTGTGAAGGCCACGGAGTCGCTGCAGGGCTTCCATCCCACCACCAACGCGTCTTTCGGTCACCTGCAGCTGGATGTCAGCAGGGAGCTGAAGCTGCTGACAGACCTCAACTTTGTCAGAG CGCCTGAAGCTCCAGTCATCGACACCCAGCGCACCTATGCCTATGACCAGATCTTCCTGTGCTGGCGTCTGCCGCAGGATTCAGCCCCTGCCTGGCACTACGCGGTGGAGTACCGCAAGACCGACGCGAGGGCGAAAGCCCTGAAGCTCTGGCAGCGGCGGGAGGAGGTGAAAGGCTTCAGCACGTTGGTGGAGTATCCAGACATGGACAGTGTCTACGTCCTGCGGGTGAAAGGCTACAACAAAGCCGGCTTCGGAGAGTACAGTGAGGATATCTACCTTCACACACCACCCGCACCAG tTCTAAACTTCTTCCTAGACAACAGGTGGGGCTTTAACCGGGAGCGACTGGCCATCAGTAAGGACCAGCGAGCTGTGCGCAGTGTGCCCGGGATCCCCCTGCTGTTTGCAACGGAGCGTCTCATGACCAGCTGTCACCTGTCTGTCGATCTGGTCATCGGAGATGTGGCCATTACTCAAGGGAAGCATTACTGGGCATGCTGCGTGGACCCTAGTTCCTACTTAGTGAAGGTTGGCGTGGGACTGGAAAGCAAACTGCAGGAATGGTTCCAGGTGCCCCAGGATGTAGTCAGTCCCAG gtacgACCCTGATAGTGGTCACGACAGTGGCGCAGAAGATGCTACACTCGATGCTTCCCCCCCATTCTCCTTCTTGACTATCGGCATGGGCAAGATTCTGCTGCCCCACGGTTCGTCCCTGACATCCCGCGACCCCACCAGCTGCACCGTGCCCTTGCCTCCTCGCGTCGGCGTCTGCCTGAACTATGAGAGCGGAAAGGTGGGCTTCTACGACGCAGTCTCCTTCCGAAGCCTGTGGGAGTGCAGCGTGGACTGCTCGGGCCCCGTCTGCCCTGCTTTCTGCTTCATCGGCGGCGGGGCCCTCCACCTGCAGGAGCTGGTGACAAACAAGCATGAGCGCAAAGTGACTATCGGGGGCCTTTCCAAAACAGACTGA
- the TRIM46 gene encoding tripartite motif-containing protein 46 isoform X3, whose product MKNMERELLCPVCKQMYKQPLILPCLHNVCHVCASEVLLQHGYVCCDPSSEPTSPASSPATRSPRMGRRVVPKPDRLDRLIKSGFGTYPGRKRGTAHAQTILFPCPCCQRDVDLGERGLGNLFRNLTLERVVERYRQSVNISAAIMCQFCKPPQQEASKGCTECRSSFCNECFKLYHPWGTQKAQHEPTPPTLIFRPKALMCPEHKEEVSHYCKSCQRLVCQLCRVRRTHTGHKITPVVSAYQALKDKLTKSIAYILGNQHTVQSQISALEETLRETEVNGSKAREDLLQLIRSLRSVLEEKQVSLLAAIEDCQREQLDSLHAQVQEHQGMLENSGMVGYAQEVLKETDHACFVQAAKQLHYRIVKATESLQGFHPTTNASFGHLQLDVSRELKLLTDLNFVRAPEAPVIDTQRTYAYDQIFLCWRLPQDSAPAWHYAVEYRKTDARAKALKLWQRREEVKGFSTLVEYPDMDSVYVLRVKGYNKAGFGEYSEDIYLHTPPAPVLNFFLDNRWGFNRERLAISKDQRAVRSVPGIPLLFATERLMTSCHLSVDLVIGDVAITQGKHYWACCVDPSSYLVKVGVGLESKLQEWFQVPQDVVSPRYDPDSGHDSGAEDATLDASPPFSFLTIGMGKILLPHGSSLTSRDPTSCTVPLPPRVGVCLNYESGKVGFYDAVSFRSLWECSVDCSGPVCPAFCFIGGGALHLQELVTNKHERKVTIGGLSKTD is encoded by the exons ATGAAGAACATGGAGCGGGAGCTGCTGTGCCCCGTGTGCAAGCAGATGTACAAGCAGCCGCTCATCCTGCCCTGCCTGCACAACGTCTGCCACGTCTGCGCCAGCGAGGTGCTGCTGCAGCACGGGTACGTCTGCTGCGACCCCAGCTCCGAGCCCACCTCACCCGCCTCCTCGCCCGCCACCCGCAGTCCCCGCATGGGCCGCAGAGTGGTGCCCAAGCCCGACCGGCTGGACCGCCTCATCAAATCAG GCTTCGGTACCTACCCCGGCCGGAAACGGGGCACCGCCCACGCCCAGACCATCCTGTTCCCGTGCCCCTGTTGCCAGCGGGATGTGGACCTCGGGGAGCGGGGCCTGGGCAATCTGTTCCGGAACCTGACCCTGGAGCGGGTGGTGGAGCGCTACCGGCAGAGCGTGAACATCAGCGCCGCCATCATGTGCCAGTTCTGCAAACCGCCCCAGCAGGAGGCGAGCAAGGGCTGCACGGAGTGCCGCTCCAGCTTCTGCAACGAGTGCTTCAAGCTCTACCACCCCTGGGGGACGCAGAAGGCTCAGCATGAGCCCACTCCGCCCACGCTGATCTTCCGGCCAAAG GCTTTGATGTGTCCGGAGCACAAGGAGGAAGTGTCCCACTACTGCAAGAGCTGCCAGAGGCTGGTGTGCCAGCTGTGCCGAGTCCGGAGGACGCACACGGGGCATAAGATCACCCCTGTCGTCAGCGCCTACCAGGCCCTGAAG GATAAACTGACCAAGAGTATCGCCTACATCCTGGGGAACCAGCATACGGTGCAGAGCCAGATCAGCGCACTGGAGGAGACGCTGAGGGAGACTGAG GTGAACGGCTCCAAAGCTCGAGAGGACCTGCTGCAGCTAATCCGAAGCCTGAGGTCCGTGCTGGAGGAGAAGCAGGTGTCGCTGCTCGCGGCCATCGAGGACTGCCAGCGGGAGCAGCTGGACAGCCTCCATGCACAGGTGCAGGAACACCAGGGCATGCTGGAGAACTCGGGCATGGTGGGCTATGCCCAGGAGGTGCTGAAGGAGACGGACCACGCCTGCTTTGTGCAGGCAGCCAAGCAGCTGCACTACAG GATTGTGAAGGCCACGGAGTCGCTGCAGGGCTTCCATCCCACCACCAACGCGTCTTTCGGTCACCTGCAGCTGGATGTCAGCAGGGAGCTGAAGCTGCTGACAGACCTCAACTTTGTCAGAG CGCCTGAAGCTCCAGTCATCGACACCCAGCGCACCTATGCCTATGACCAGATCTTCCTGTGCTGGCGTCTGCCGCAGGATTCAGCCCCTGCCTGGCACTACGCGGTGGAGTACCGCAAGACCGACGCGAGGGCGAAAGCCCTGAAGCTCTGGCAGCGGCGGGAGGAGGTGAAAGGCTTCAGCACGTTGGTGGAGTATCCAGACATGGACAGTGTCTACGTCCTGCGGGTGAAAGGCTACAACAAAGCCGGCTTCGGAGAGTACAGTGAGGATATCTACCTTCACACACCACCCGCACCAG tTCTAAACTTCTTCCTAGACAACAGGTGGGGCTTTAACCGGGAGCGACTGGCCATCAGTAAGGACCAGCGAGCTGTGCGCAGTGTGCCCGGGATCCCCCTGCTGTTTGCAACGGAGCGTCTCATGACCAGCTGTCACCTGTCTGTCGATCTGGTCATCGGAGATGTGGCCATTACTCAAGGGAAGCATTACTGGGCATGCTGCGTGGACCCTAGTTCCTACTTAGTGAAGGTTGGCGTGGGACTGGAAAGCAAACTGCAGGAATGGTTCCAGGTGCCCCAGGATGTAGTCAGTCCCAG gtacgACCCTGATAGTGGTCACGACAGTGGCGCAGAAGATGCTACACTCGATGCTTCCCCCCCATTCTCCTTCTTGACTATCGGCATGGGCAAGATTCTGCTGCCCCACGGTTCGTCCCTGACATCCCGCGACCCCACCAGCTGCACCGTGCCCTTGCCTCCTCGCGTCGGCGTCTGCCTGAACTATGAGAGCGGAAAGGTGGGCTTCTACGACGCAGTCTCCTTCCGAAGCCTGTGGGAGTGCAGCGTGGACTGCTCGGGCCCCGTCTGCCCTGCTTTCTGCTTCATCGGCGGCGGGGCCCTCCACCTGCAGGAGCTGGTGACAAACAAGCATGAGCGCAAAGTGACTATCGGGGGCCTTTCCAAAACAGACTGA